TCACCCAATCAACAGTCGTAAACCAAGTCAGCAGAATTCTTATAACGATTAGAAATAGATAAATATTGAGAAAGTTGGCGAGGGTGCTGGTCACCAGTTCTGTAGCAGGATTCATGGGTTGAAAAGCTTTCTTGTGAGTGGTTATGACGGCTAGAGCCTTGTTGTCAGTTTAACGGATCTCCTCACCTTCTGGATTGCCAAGCGCTGTTAACCCTATCCAGTAAGGGTTAAAGGGGTTTGGATGGTGTCCGATTAAGATTCGCGCGATCGCTCTATGTCTACCCGTTCGGTATTCCCATTCACCGTACCCAGTTGTTGCCGAACATCGTCAATCGCCGTATTGAGCTGGGCAATTTTATCCTCCAAGCTACGACGTGCGACTTCAATACTTTCTTCGGAATTAAGCTGGCGCTTTTTCCCCTTGATTGCCTTCGCTTCTGAACGCTTAGCCTTGAGCAGAGACTGTTGCGCCTCGTCATCAGTATCTCGTTGACCGGCCACCAGCGCTCCCGTAATTCCACCGATTAACCCGCCGACTATGGCTCCAGCCAAAAATCCGCTTGCAAAACCATCGCGCTGACTCATGTTTGTCCTGTGCCCTTGATTCTAATACGCCACTTAACTCAAGATTAACGGTTGGCTGTCCCCCCTGCCCACTGCGGGGGGAAGAGGGAAGTAGAAAGCCAAAAAGAGAGTTTTTCTGATTTGTGAACTTGCCTTAAGTGCCAAAACTGCGATCGCCTGCATCCCCTAATCCAGGCACAATATACCCCTGATCATTGACGATTTCGTCAATCATGGCGGTGTAAATCGTTAAACTCGGATAACTTGCACTCAGCTTTTGCAAGGCAGGTGGGGCCGCCACCACACTAATAATCCGGGTTAAAGCCGGATCGACTCCACGTTTAATCAATTCTGCCATGGCCAGCATAATCGACCCGCCCGTTGCCAGCATCGGATCAGTAATTAGGACATGGGTGTTGGGTTGAAACTGATTCGGCAGTTTATTTAAGTAGCAGCTAGGTTCCAGCGTTTCCTCATTCCGCACCAAGCCAAGGTGGTAAATTGAGGCCAAAGGCAACAGCGTTTGGGCACCCTCTAATAACGCCAATCCCGCCCGGAGAATGGGCACAACTACCAACGGCACTTCTGGATTGATCATGGTTGCAGGGCAGGGAGCCAAAGGTGACTGTATCATCATCTCTTCTGTGGGCAACCAGTCTCGAATCG
This genomic interval from Microcoleus sp. AS-A8 contains the following:
- the upp gene encoding uracil phosphoribosyltransferase, whose amino-acid sequence is MTIQLRVYVPPHPLIKHWLGVARDVSTPSPLFKSAMTELGRWLTYETIRDWLPTEEMMIQSPLAPCPATMINPEVPLVVVPILRAGLALLEGAQTLLPLASIYHLGLVRNEETLEPSCYLNKLPNQFQPNTHVLITDPMLATGGSIMLAMAELIKRGVDPALTRIISVVAAPPALQKLSASYPSLTIYTAMIDEIVNDQGYIVPGLGDAGDRSFGT